A region from the Alosa alosa isolate M-15738 ecotype Scorff River chromosome 7, AALO_Geno_1.1, whole genome shotgun sequence genome encodes:
- the LOC125298263 gene encoding uncharacterized protein LOC125298263, with protein sequence MVVRNDGVVLGAHCNCTAGLGESCSHVSAVLFSIWQHNNGRNEAIAVTSKKCKWATPTFPPLTAAEQAQLYNTLSQCRTQEEQIIKPVVLSVVKEYAASYVPKAVMLDLPEPLTNLYDKQARDLNLAELQDRAEALFKDITVTKEQSDILEEETRAQSKSKTWFEQRSGRVTGSTFRAATKTDVRKPAVSLIRQMCYPKSHSFTSEATRWGCQHEELARKYYEMQHRLSHTDVMVETAGFRISPLHPFIGASPDGYVSCSCCGSGVIEIKCPFSVKDLSVNEAVHSVAHFCLEKHAQEKIRLKRDHAYYHQVQMQLFVTDKPYCDFILWTERGSTSLFVERITPDVAFFDKELECARDFFKKCIIPELLAKYFSAPKSAAAADHSQQQWCYCREPEAGNMLVCASGFCSVKKFHQTCLPMKRVPNQWVCPSCRKVINAPKKKKTLVRRL encoded by the exons ATGGTGGTGAGGAATGATGGGGTTGTCTTGGGAGCCCACTGCAATTGCACAGCTGGACTTGGTGAGAGCTGCTCCCATGTGTCAGCTGTGTTGTTCAGCATATGGCAGCATAACAATGGCAGAAATGAAGCGATAGCTGTAACATCTAAGAAGTGCAAGTGGGCCACCCCAA CTTTCCCACCTCTGACCGCTGCTGAGCAAGCCCAACTCTACAACACCCTCTCCCAATGCCGCACACAAGAGGAGCAGATCATCAAACCAGTAGTCCTGTCTGTTGTCAAAGAGTATGCAGCATCCTATGTGCCAAAGGCTGTCATGCTGGATCTACCAGAACCCCTCACCAACCTGTATGACAAGCAGGCAAGAGACCTCAACCTGGCAGAGTTACAAGATCGAGCAGAAGCACTATTTAAAGACATAACTGTGACCAAAGAACAG AgtgatattttagaggaggAGACCCGAGCCCAGTCCAAGTCCAAAACCTGGTTTGAGCAAAGGAGTGGTAGGGTAACAGGATCTACCTTCAGAGCAGCCACAAAGACAGATGTCAGAAAGCCTGCAGTGTCTCTGATAAGACAAATGTGCTACCCAAAGTCCCATAGTTTCACCAGTGAGGCTACCAG ATGGGGATGTCAGCACGAGGAATTGGCAAGAAAATACTATGAAATGCAGCATCGCCTCTCACACACGGATGTCATGGTAGAAACAGCTGGATTCAGGATTTCACCCCTGCACCCATTTATTGGGGCCTCACCTGATGGATATGTTTCCTGCAGCTGCTGTGGTTCAGGTGTCATAGAAATTAAGTGCCCATTTTCTGTAAAGGACCTTTCTGTTAATGAGGCAGTACATTCTGTTGCTCACTTTTGCCTTGAAAAACATGCGCAAGAAAAAATTAGACTGAAGCGGGACCATGCATACTATCATCAAGTGCAGATGCAGCTATTTGTTACTGACAAACCATATTGTGATTTCATTCTGTGGACTGAAAGGGGAAGCACTTCACTATTTGTTGAACGCATCACACCTGATGTGGCATTCTTTGACAAAGAATTGGAATGTGCTCGTGACTTCTTTAAAAAATGTATCATTCCAGAGCTGCTAGCCAAGTACTTTTCTGCGCCaaaatcagcagcagcagctgatcATAGTCAACAACAGTGGTGCTACTGCCGTGAGCCAGAAGCAGGGAACATGTTGGTCTGTGCATCAGGTTTTTGTTCAGTTAAAAAGTTTCACCAAACCTGCCTTCCCATGAAAAGGGTCCCAAATCAGTGGGTATGTCCCAGCTGCCGAAAAGTAATCAATgccccaaaaaagaaaaaaaccttAGTGAGGAGACTGTGA